Proteins encoded in a region of the Desulfonauticus submarinus genome:
- a CDS encoding sigma-54-dependent transcriptional regulator: protein MKGHVLVIDDEKNYLLLLEALLNEEGIEVTGLSDPEMALDFLEESEVDVVVTDMKMPRLSGQDILEKVKKDFPHIPVIIMTAFGSIDGAVEAMRCGAFDYLTKPFSNEELILVVKRALNFAHMEQENVFLKESLVQKYAKKHVIGKSKKIQTVLHLLEKVAPSKSTVLILGESGTGKELIARALHYSSPRSKGPFVAINCMALNPALLESELFGHEKGSFTGAVATKKGKFELASGGTLFLDEIGELSPEIQVKLLRVLQERKIERVGGTKSIPVDIRLVCATNKNLKQEVEKGNFREDLYYRLNVVEIELPPLRERKEDIPLLVAYFVNKICEQNSLPLKHFTPEALEYLSLYDWPGNVRQLENVVERCVVLSSSEQIGVEDLPSEVKDEETQLKSAVDLLPLRLNLAETLEKIEEALIKRALVKSNFVQVKAAEMLGISKSLLQYKIKKYNISF, encoded by the coding sequence ATGAAAGGACATGTATTGGTAATAGATGATGAGAAGAATTATCTTTTGTTACTTGAGGCCTTGTTAAATGAGGAAGGTATAGAAGTTACAGGCCTTAGTGATCCTGAGATGGCATTAGATTTTTTGGAAGAATCAGAAGTTGATGTTGTGGTTACAGATATGAAAATGCCTCGTTTAAGTGGGCAGGATATTTTGGAAAAGGTAAAAAAAGATTTTCCGCATATTCCTGTGATAATTATGACAGCTTTTGGTTCTATTGATGGAGCTGTAGAAGCTATGAGATGTGGAGCTTTTGATTATTTAACTAAACCGTTTTCTAATGAAGAGCTTATTTTAGTAGTAAAAAGAGCGCTTAATTTTGCCCATATGGAGCAGGAAAATGTTTTTTTAAAAGAATCTTTGGTCCAAAAATATGCTAAAAAACATGTTATTGGGAAAAGTAAAAAGATACAAACAGTTTTACATCTTTTAGAAAAGGTAGCTCCTAGCAAATCTACTGTGCTTATTTTAGGAGAGTCTGGCACAGGTAAAGAACTTATTGCGAGGGCTTTACATTATTCCTCTCCTAGATCAAAGGGGCCTTTTGTTGCCATAAACTGTATGGCTTTAAATCCAGCCCTTTTGGAGAGTGAACTTTTTGGCCATGAAAAGGGCTCTTTTACAGGAGCTGTAGCAACTAAAAAGGGAAAATTTGAGCTAGCCAGTGGGGGAACTCTTTTTTTAGATGAGATAGGAGAGCTTTCTCCAGAGATACAAGTAAAACTTCTAAGGGTATTGCAAGAAAGAAAAATTGAAAGAGTGGGGGGAACTAAAAGTATTCCTGTGGATATTCGTCTGGTATGTGCTACGAATAAAAATTTAAAGCAAGAGGTTGAAAAAGGAAATTTTAGGGAAGATTTATATTATAGACTTAATGTGGTAGAGATAGAACTTCCTCCTTTAAGAGAGAGAAAAGAGGATATTCCTTTATTAGTAGCTTATTTTGTAAATAAAATTTGTGAGCAAAATAGCTTGCCATTAAAGCACTTTACTCCAGAAGCTCTTGAATATCTAAGTTTATATGATTGGCCAGGGAATGTTAGGCAACTAGAAAATGTAGTAGAACGATGTGTTGTTCTTTCTTCTTCTGAACAGATAGGGGTAGAAGATTTGCCTTCTGAGGTAAAAGATGAAGAAACTCAGCTTAAAAGTGCAGTAGATTTATTACCTCTTAGATTAAATTTGGCTGAAACCTTAGAAAAAATAGAAGAGGCTTTAATTAAACGGGCATTAGTAAAATCTAATTTTGTTCAAGTTAAGGCAGCAGAAATGCTGGGTATTTCTAAAAGTCTTCTTCAGTATAAAATAAAGAAATATAACATTTCTTTTTAG